A genome region from Scyliorhinus torazame isolate Kashiwa2021f chromosome 13, sScyTor2.1, whole genome shotgun sequence includes the following:
- the h1-10 gene encoding histone H1.10, producing the protein MSADVETLPVAPAEEEEEKSPARKAGSKKKKSGKGKNQQGKYSALLVEIVGRLGARNGSSLATIYKEAKNVSWFNERQGRTYLRYALRALVLNGTLDQVRGKGANGSFKITKKGEAGQAAKKKKSAAAAASTSAKRSHKKGASSKNTEKRKETKSRSGTPSKSRSKSKGSKKSKKA; encoded by the coding sequence ATGTCCGCAGACGTGGAAACCCTGCCCGTCGCTcccgccgaggaggaggaggagaagagccCGGCCAGGAAAGCGGGCTCCAAGAAGAAGAAGTCGGGCAAGGGCAAGAACCAGCAGGGCAAGTACAGCGCGCTGCTGGTGGAGATCGTGGGCCGCCTGGGGGCCCGCAACGGCTCCTCGCtcgccaccatctacaaggaggcCAAGAACGTGTCCTGGTTCAACGAGCGGCAGGGGCGCACCTACCTGCGCTACGCCCTGCGGGCGCTGGTGCTCAACGGCACCCTGGACCAGGTGAGGGGCAAGGGGGCGAACGGCTCCTTCAAGATCACCAAGAAGGGGGAGGCGGGCCAGGCGGCCAAGAAGAAGAAATCCGCCGCTGCAGCCGCCAGCACCTCCGCCAAGAGGTCCCACAAGAAAGGCGCCTCCAGCAAAAACACAGAGAAGAGGAAGGAGACCAAGAGCCGCTCGGGGACCCCCAGCAAGAGCAGGAGTAAGAGCAAAGGCAGCAAGAAGTCGAAGAAAGCTTAA